From Nevskia ramosa DSM 11499, the proteins below share one genomic window:
- a CDS encoding pyrroloquinoline quinone-dependent dehydrogenase: MSKRILVRWLAAIALGIVACGSLLAADARTVEWPVYGLDSANHRLAPITAINPKTVGKLVPKWIYQSGVVGTFQATPLVIDGRMYVSLPNSHVVALDAKTGQELWRYEHKKRVERICCGPANRGVAFSKGKVFVGTVDARLIALDAANGKLLWDVEVAHPEAAEESRNSLGATDRLKDAKVSGASGVGIASAPLVFEDRVIVGVTGLGYGLHLDSPRAGAPLGAVVGLPGQFGGIGFLAAFDVNTGTLQWKFDTIRHPEDGGWEGAFSDNTPDGVPLNRNTVAEKAGVETHRNAWQFGGGSIYSTPALDVKTGWLYFGVGNPSPQMNGDGRPGDNLYTSSLVAIDGRTGTPKWYWQQVPHDLWGYDVTSPPVLFDATVKGARIEAVAQASKTGWMFVHERSSGRLLYKSEAFVPQSNLFAQPTPEGITIAPGIGGGVNWSPAALDVSRQLAFVAAMHWPTQYSVKEIPAEGDKPAVPYYAAEPSQGERWGVLAAIDLKRDGKLAWTTKTPQPLIGGVLALQGGVVFTGEGDGNLSAFDSATGKRLWQFNCGAGVNAPPIAYVIDGKPYVTVAAGGSAIWGYRQGDAVVTFGLPD; encoded by the coding sequence ATGAGCAAGCGCATTCTGGTTCGTTGGCTGGCCGCTATCGCGCTTGGCATCGTCGCCTGCGGCAGCCTGCTGGCCGCCGATGCTCGTACCGTCGAATGGCCGGTCTACGGGCTCGATAGCGCCAATCATCGTCTCGCGCCGATCACCGCGATCAACCCGAAGACGGTCGGCAAGCTGGTGCCGAAGTGGATCTACCAGAGCGGTGTCGTGGGTACTTTCCAGGCAACGCCCTTGGTCATTGACGGCCGCATGTACGTGTCGCTGCCGAACTCGCACGTCGTCGCGCTCGATGCGAAGACCGGCCAGGAATTGTGGCGCTACGAGCACAAGAAGCGCGTCGAACGCATCTGTTGCGGCCCGGCCAATCGCGGCGTCGCGTTTTCCAAGGGCAAGGTCTTCGTCGGCACCGTCGACGCCCGCCTGATCGCGCTCGATGCCGCCAACGGCAAGCTGCTCTGGGATGTCGAGGTCGCGCATCCGGAAGCCGCCGAGGAAAGCCGCAACAGTCTCGGTGCCACGGATCGACTCAAGGACGCCAAGGTGAGCGGCGCTTCCGGCGTCGGCATCGCCAGCGCGCCGCTGGTGTTCGAGGATCGCGTGATCGTCGGCGTCACCGGCCTGGGTTACGGCCTGCATCTGGACAGCCCGCGCGCCGGCGCACCGCTCGGCGCCGTCGTCGGCTTGCCGGGTCAGTTCGGCGGCATCGGCTTTCTGGCGGCGTTCGACGTCAACACCGGCACGCTGCAGTGGAAGTTCGACACCATCCGCCACCCGGAAGACGGTGGCTGGGAAGGTGCTTTCAGCGACAACACGCCGGATGGCGTGCCGCTTAACCGCAATACCGTGGCTGAAAAGGCAGGAGTCGAGACGCACCGCAACGCCTGGCAGTTCGGTGGCGGCTCGATCTATTCGACGCCGGCACTGGACGTTAAGACCGGCTGGCTGTACTTCGGCGTCGGCAATCCCAGCCCGCAGATGAATGGCGACGGCCGGCCTGGCGACAACCTCTACACCTCGAGTCTGGTCGCCATCGACGGCCGCACCGGTACGCCGAAGTGGTACTGGCAGCAGGTGCCGCACGATCTATGGGGTTATGACGTGACCTCGCCGCCGGTGCTGTTTGACGCGACGGTCAAGGGCGCCAGGATCGAAGCGGTGGCGCAGGCCTCGAAGACCGGCTGGATGTTCGTCCATGAGCGCAGCAGCGGTCGGCTGCTGTACAAGTCCGAAGCCTTCGTGCCGCAGAGCAATCTGTTCGCGCAGCCGACGCCGGAAGGCATCACCATCGCGCCCGGCATCGGCGGTGGCGTCAACTGGTCACCGGCGGCGCTCGATGTTTCGCGCCAACTGGCCTTCGTCGCGGCCATGCATTGGCCGACGCAATATTCGGTCAAGGAGATTCCCGCCGAGGGCGACAAGCCGGCCGTGCCTTACTACGCCGCCGAGCCCTCGCAGGGCGAACGCTGGGGCGTGCTGGCGGCGATCGATCTGAAGCGTGATGGCAAGCTGGCCTGGACGACGAAGACGCCGCAGCCGCTGATCGGCGGCGTGCTGGCGCTACAGGGCGGGGTGGTGTTCACCGGCGAAGGCGACGGCAACCTGTCCGCCTTCGATTCGGCGACTGGCAAGCGTCTCTGGCAGTTCAACTG
- a CDS encoding quinoprotein dehydrogenase-associated SoxYZ-like carrier, producing MRSLRIAVFVLGQAGVVLAALALEPPSDPLKSPAWGTIYGRYFKDQKVVFDDRIKVIAPANAENPLDVPVQVSAEGLDGVEEIVVVADLNPIQKIISYEPLHASPDLAFRFKVEQSTPIRAAARTRDGVWHIGGVWLSAAGGGCTTPSYGSGDPVWQTRLNEVSGRLWPNAETKTQRLRLRLIHPMDTGLANGIPAFYIDRILLSDAKGEALARVHSYEPISENPVFSFDLKGSGPVRVTGGDIQGNKFSAEIKP from the coding sequence ATGCGCAGCCTCCGGATCGCTGTCTTCGTGCTGGGCCAGGCGGGCGTGGTATTGGCCGCGCTGGCGCTCGAGCCACCGTCTGATCCACTGAAGTCACCCGCTTGGGGCACCATCTATGGCCGATACTTCAAGGATCAGAAAGTGGTGTTCGATGACAGGATCAAGGTCATCGCGCCAGCCAATGCCGAGAACCCGCTCGATGTGCCGGTGCAGGTCAGCGCCGAGGGTCTGGATGGCGTCGAGGAAATCGTCGTCGTCGCCGATCTGAATCCGATCCAGAAGATCATCAGCTACGAACCACTGCACGCGTCGCCCGATCTCGCATTTCGCTTCAAGGTCGAACAATCGACGCCGATCCGCGCTGCGGCGCGCACCCGGGACGGTGTCTGGCACATCGGCGGCGTCTGGCTCAGTGCTGCCGGAGGCGGTTGCACCACGCCGAGCTATGGCAGCGGCGATCCAGTCTGGCAGACGCGTCTCAACGAAGTCAGCGGCCGGTTGTGGCCGAACGCCGAGACCAAGACCCAGCGTCTGCGCCTGCGGCTGATTCACCCGATGGACACCGGTCTCGCCAATGGCATCCCGGCGTTCTACATCGATCGCATCCTGTTGAGCGACGCGAAAGGCGAGGCGCTGGCGCGCGTGCACAGCTACGAGCCGATTTCGGAGAACCCGGTATTCAGCTTCGATCTGAAAGGCAGCGGCCCGGTACGCGTTACCGGCGGCGACATCCAGGGCAACAAGTTCTCGGCCGAGATCAAGCCTTGA
- a CDS encoding substrate-binding periplasmic protein: MSRITGLVAALAILASSVIGAVRADDDAPDRLDIARQKGSLEFIVYRDYPPYSYEKNGAFAGVDVDMGKALAAAVGVNATFRTFIPGDDLDDDLRNNLWRGTIVGGSVGDVMLHVGADPQYVARQSQVSIFGVYYREAVSLSFDTKKFKSYSTIGDLKGKRIGVEIGSISDQYLTNFESGVLSTSVTRYTTLDACVQAYTEGKLDAVMAPKGELQGLMFAHGAKANLATPQPIQFQGIFRSAWEIGIAVKKDSPKLSAALAGAMSKLIENGELKAIYARNGIDYVTPGLR; encoded by the coding sequence ATGAGCCGCATCACCGGGCTGGTCGCAGCACTGGCAATCCTGGCGTCGTCGGTGATCGGCGCCGTTCGCGCCGATGATGACGCACCGGACCGTCTGGATATCGCCAGGCAGAAAGGCTCTCTGGAGTTCATCGTCTATCGCGATTACCCGCCGTATTCCTATGAGAAGAACGGTGCCTTCGCTGGTGTCGATGTCGACATGGGAAAGGCGTTGGCGGCAGCGGTGGGTGTCAATGCCACGTTCCGCACCTTCATTCCCGGTGATGATCTCGACGATGATCTGCGCAACAACCTGTGGCGCGGCACCATCGTCGGCGGCAGCGTCGGTGATGTGATGCTGCACGTCGGTGCCGACCCGCAGTACGTCGCGCGCCAGAGTCAGGTGTCGATCTTCGGCGTCTACTACCGTGAAGCTGTGTCGCTGTCGTTCGATACGAAAAAATTCAAGTCGTATTCGACGATCGGCGATCTCAAGGGCAAGCGGATCGGTGTCGAAATCGGTTCGATCTCGGATCAGTACCTGACCAACTTCGAGTCCGGGGTTCTGAGTACATCGGTGACCCGCTACACGACGCTCGATGCCTGCGTGCAGGCCTACACCGAAGGCAAGCTCGACGCAGTGATGGCGCCGAAAGGCGAGCTGCAGGGTTTGATGTTCGCTCACGGCGCCAAGGCGAATCTGGCGACGCCGCAGCCGATCCAGTTCCAGGGCATTTTCCGCAGCGCCTGGGAAATCGGCATCGCGGTCAAGAAGGACAGCCCGAAACTGAGTGCCGCGCTTGCCGGTGCCATGTCGAAACTGATTGAAAATGGCGAGCTGAAAGCGATCTATGCTCGCAACGGCATCGATTACGTGACGCCCGGGCTGCGCTAG
- a CDS encoding sensor histidine kinase: protein MSELALAVKPTALSRARWLIRELLRAWRTRVDLKTRLSLFIGLLLGVVLVLAVFAVLGNSKRAVRGEIDAVMRLATNLLNDQALPAAQAQRQVLPVLLSVFDHTRHLCVERPGGELRSDGRSCPAAIDDSVPDWFIAHVTTAPRELPHQWLQPDGTAVPVIIHSDPADEILEAWNEARPLLLLIVAIGFLTNAIVVFSVWRALKPIDVIRDALDRIGRGELHPTLPSVTTPELRTIVDGVIALGGHLEQARSDNQRLLRHSLEVQERERRSIARELHDEMGQSLAAIDAEAAVLQQRFGGAAPELMARAGGIRAGIAQLYDGLHSLLARLRPAGLDEFGLGPTLENLVADWSGRCPQIRFEVRIDVERVPGEALAQVYLYRIAQEALINASRHARARRISVMLFGDVDGSLHLRIADDGIGLPTDLPLQASAEERQRARPDGRRAGFGLLGMAERAEALGARLTIDSQPNQGTSISLRLPANGRPLELRLSPHAVPDVTRKPSPE, encoded by the coding sequence GTGTCTGAGCTTGCGCTGGCAGTCAAACCCACGGCGCTGAGCCGTGCCCGCTGGTTGATTCGCGAACTGCTCCGTGCCTGGCGCACGCGGGTGGATCTCAAGACCCGGCTCAGCCTGTTCATCGGTCTGCTGCTGGGCGTGGTGCTGGTGCTCGCGGTGTTTGCCGTGCTCGGCAATTCGAAGCGCGCGGTGCGCGGCGAGATCGACGCGGTGATGCGGCTGGCCACCAATCTTCTCAACGATCAGGCCTTGCCCGCCGCGCAGGCTCAGCGCCAGGTGCTGCCGGTGCTGCTCAGCGTCTTCGATCACACCCGCCATCTCTGCGTCGAGCGGCCTGGTGGCGAATTGCGCAGCGATGGCCGCTCCTGCCCGGCGGCGATCGACGACAGCGTGCCGGACTGGTTCATCGCCCATGTCACTACTGCTCCGCGCGAACTGCCGCATCAATGGCTGCAGCCGGATGGAACGGCAGTGCCGGTGATCATCCATTCCGATCCCGCCGACGAAATTCTCGAAGCCTGGAACGAAGCACGGCCGCTGTTGCTGCTGATCGTCGCGATCGGTTTTCTGACCAATGCCATCGTGGTGTTTTCGGTCTGGCGCGCGCTGAAGCCGATCGACGTGATCCGTGATGCGCTCGATCGCATTGGCCGCGGTGAACTGCATCCGACCCTGCCATCGGTCACCACCCCGGAATTGCGCACCATCGTCGACGGTGTGATCGCGCTCGGCGGCCATCTGGAACAGGCGCGCTCGGACAATCAACGCCTGCTGCGCCACAGCCTTGAAGTGCAGGAACGCGAGCGTCGTTCGATCGCCCGCGAGCTGCATGACGAGATGGGCCAGAGTCTGGCGGCGATCGATGCCGAGGCCGCCGTGCTGCAGCAGCGCTTCGGCGGTGCCGCCCCAGAACTGATGGCCCGTGCCGGCGGCATCCGAGCTGGTATCGCCCAGCTTTACGACGGTCTGCACAGCCTGCTGGCGCGACTGCGGCCGGCGGGGCTGGACGAGTTCGGTCTGGGCCCGACTCTGGAAAATCTGGTGGCCGACTGGTCCGGCCGCTGCCCGCAGATCCGTTTCGAGGTACGCATCGACGTTGAACGCGTGCCCGGCGAAGCGCTGGCGCAGGTCTATCTGTACCGCATCGCCCAGGAAGCACTGATCAATGCCAGCCGCCATGCTCGTGCGCGACGCATCAGCGTGATGCTGTTTGGTGATGTCGACGGCAGCCTGCACTTGCGCATTGCCGACGACGGCATCGGCCTGCCGACCGATCTGCCATTGCAGGCTAGCGCCGAGGAGCGTCAACGCGCACGCCCTGATGGACGTCGCGCCGGCTTCGGGCTGCTCGGCATGGCCGAACGGGCCGAAGCACTCGGTGCCCGGCTGACGATCGACAGCCAGCCGAACCAGGGCACCAGCATCTCGCTGCGCCTGCCTGCCAACGGCCGTCCTCTGGAACTGCGTCTGTCCCCGCACGCTGTACCGGATGTGACTCGAAAGCCGTCCCCTGAGTGA
- the pedF gene encoding cytochrome c-550 PedF → MMNRTRFNLAVVASIAGFVGVVSLSFVSSEARAHGDVIPQAVDVSKLPPLKESTNKNPYAGNADAIKLGASAYGQNCARCHGLGAVSGGIAPDLRLLPTDAATDEYFKGKVMSGAIRNGVTYMPSFKDVFKEEAIWAIRSYIVSVHSED, encoded by the coding sequence ATGATGAATCGCACTCGCTTCAATCTCGCTGTCGTTGCCTCGATCGCCGGCTTCGTCGGCGTTGTTTCCCTGTCCTTCGTTTCCAGCGAAGCTCGCGCTCACGGTGATGTCATCCCGCAGGCGGTCGATGTTTCCAAGCTGCCGCCGCTGAAGGAATCGACCAACAAGAACCCCTACGCCGGCAATGCCGACGCCATCAAGCTCGGTGCCTCGGCCTACGGCCAGAACTGCGCTCGCTGCCACGGCCTCGGTGCCGTGTCCGGTGGTATCGCACCCGATCTGCGCCTGCTGCCGACCGACGCCGCCACCGACGAATACTTCAAGGGCAAGGTCATGAGCGGCGCGATCCGCAACGGCGTGACCTACATGCCGTCGTTCAAGGACGTGTTCAAGGAAGAAGCGATCTGGGCGATCCGCAGCTACATCGTCAGCGTGCACAGCGAAGATTGA
- a CDS encoding PQQ-dependent methanol/ethanol family dehydrogenase, which produces MVRNSAGTSAFQVGCRALISLLLASSATAAVAASVTDAMIANDQNTPNDVLTVGMGYSGQRFSNSTKINSDNIDDLVPAWSFSMGGEKQRGQETQALVNDGKIFITGSYSRIWALDQKTGQKIWVYEHRLPEGIVPCCDVVNRGAALYDNLVIFGTLDAKLVALNADTGKVVWTETIDDFKGGYSYTAAPLIVKGKLITGVSGGEFGVVGRIEARDAKTGKLVWMRPTVEGHMGYLNGKENGISGKVNATWPGDLWKTGGAATWLGCTYGADTNEIYCGTGNPAPWNSYSRPGDNLYSTSTLAINADTGKIDWSYQSTPNDSWDFDGVNEFISFDMKKDGKTVKAGAKADRNGFFYVLNRENGKLLSASPFVTKQTWASGVDLKTGRPIESNNRPGDPGKGEKGSSVFAAPAFLGAKNWMPMSYSGQTGLFYVPANEWGMDIWNEPITYKKGAAFLGAGFTIKPLYDDYIGALRAIDPATGKIVWEYKNPAPLWGGVMTTAGNLVFTGTPEGFLKAFDAKTGKELWKFQTGSGVVGQPTTWEMDGEQYIGVASGWGGAVPLWGGEVAKKVKDISQGGSFWVFKLHKSGKAAVAQVSP; this is translated from the coding sequence ATGGTCCGTAATTCAGCAGGAACCAGCGCTTTTCAGGTCGGCTGTCGCGCCCTGATCAGTTTGCTGCTGGCCAGCAGCGCTACAGCAGCGGTTGCTGCGTCGGTCACCGACGCCATGATCGCCAACGACCAGAACACGCCGAACGACGTGCTCACCGTCGGCATGGGTTACAGCGGTCAGCGCTTCAGCAACTCGACCAAGATCAACAGCGACAACATCGACGATCTGGTGCCGGCCTGGTCGTTCTCGATGGGTGGCGAGAAGCAGCGCGGTCAGGAAACGCAGGCCCTGGTCAATGACGGCAAGATCTTCATCACCGGTTCTTACTCGCGCATCTGGGCGCTGGACCAGAAGACCGGCCAGAAGATCTGGGTGTACGAGCACCGCCTGCCGGAAGGCATCGTGCCTTGCTGCGACGTCGTCAACCGCGGCGCCGCGCTGTACGACAACCTGGTGATCTTCGGCACGCTGGACGCGAAGCTGGTGGCACTGAATGCCGACACCGGCAAGGTTGTCTGGACCGAAACCATCGACGATTTCAAGGGTGGCTACTCGTACACCGCAGCGCCGCTGATCGTGAAGGGCAAGCTGATCACCGGCGTCTCCGGCGGCGAGTTCGGCGTGGTTGGCCGTATCGAAGCGCGTGATGCGAAGACCGGCAAGCTGGTCTGGATGCGTCCGACCGTCGAAGGCCACATGGGCTACCTGAACGGCAAGGAAAACGGTATCTCGGGCAAGGTCAACGCCACCTGGCCGGGCGATCTCTGGAAGACCGGCGGCGCCGCCACCTGGCTGGGCTGCACCTACGGCGCGGACACCAACGAGATCTATTGCGGTACCGGCAACCCGGCGCCATGGAACTCGTACAGCCGCCCTGGCGACAACCTGTACTCGACATCCACCCTGGCGATCAACGCCGATACCGGCAAGATCGACTGGAGCTACCAGAGCACGCCGAATGACAGCTGGGATTTCGACGGCGTCAACGAGTTCATCAGCTTCGACATGAAGAAGGATGGCAAGACCGTGAAGGCCGGCGCCAAGGCCGATCGCAACGGCTTCTTCTACGTGCTGAACCGCGAGAACGGCAAGCTGCTCAGCGCCAGCCCGTTCGTCACCAAGCAGACCTGGGCCTCGGGTGTCGACCTGAAGACCGGCCGTCCGATCGAGTCGAACAACCGTCCGGGCGATCCGGGCAAGGGCGAGAAGGGCAGTTCCGTGTTCGCCGCGCCGGCTTTCCTTGGCGCCAAGAACTGGATGCCGATGTCGTACTCGGGCCAGACCGGCCTGTTCTACGTGCCGGCCAACGAGTGGGGCATGGACATCTGGAACGAGCCGATCACCTACAAGAAGGGTGCGGCATTCCTCGGTGCCGGCTTCACGATCAAGCCCCTGTATGACGACTACATCGGCGCCCTGCGCGCCATTGATCCGGCCACCGGCAAGATCGTCTGGGAATACAAGAACCCGGCGCCGCTCTGGGGTGGTGTGATGACCACCGCTGGCAACCTGGTGTTCACCGGCACGCCGGAAGGCTTCCTGAAGGCGTTTGACGCCAAGACGGGCAAGGAACTGTGGAAGTTCCAGACCGGTTCGGGCGTGGTCGGCCAGCCGACGACCTGGGAAATGGACGGCGAGCAGTACATCGGCGTCGCGTCGGGCTGGGGCGGTGCGGTTCCGCTCTGGGGCGGCGAAGTGGCGAAGAAGGTCAAGGACATCAGCCAGGGTGGCTCGTTCTGGGTCTTCAAGCTGCACAAGTCGGGCAAGGCGGCTGTTGCTCAAGTCAGCCCGTAA
- a CDS encoding quinoprotein relay system zinc metallohydrolase 1 — protein MKRRRLPTALLAVLALPAFAAQAYDYQLKPQAVADGVQVFVGKTENFSRENGGNIANTGFIIGRDGVIVIDTGPSKAYGEQQRTAIARLSKLPISQIYLTHAHPDHVLGSQAYAGVPIAALPGTTQGLTRDGDSLLSNLYRLVGDAMRDTELRLPTMEAKSGEVTVAGRRLRLIPGLGHTDADLMVFDETTKTLFTGDLVFFQRTLTTPNADIPRWLKTLDAIDAIDFKIMVPGHGPVLRDHAGIAQTRDYLQWLRDSLQGAARRGLDMPEVLQLTIPERFQRLAVLSTEYERSVSHLYPAYELETLPTVPKSRP, from the coding sequence TTGAAGCGCCGCCGCTTGCCCACCGCGCTGCTTGCGGTACTCGCTCTGCCGGCTTTCGCTGCACAGGCCTACGACTACCAGCTCAAGCCGCAGGCCGTTGCCGACGGCGTGCAAGTGTTCGTCGGCAAGACCGAGAACTTCAGCCGAGAGAACGGCGGCAACATCGCCAACACCGGTTTCATCATCGGCCGCGATGGCGTCATCGTCATCGATACCGGCCCATCGAAAGCCTATGGCGAGCAGCAGCGCACGGCGATTGCCAGGCTCAGCAAGCTGCCAATCTCGCAGATCTATCTGACCCATGCGCATCCTGATCATGTGCTTGGCAGTCAGGCTTATGCCGGGGTGCCGATCGCAGCGCTGCCGGGCACCACGCAAGGCTTGACCCGCGACGGCGACAGCCTGCTGTCGAATCTGTACCGGCTGGTCGGTGATGCGATGCGCGATACCGAACTGCGGCTGCCGACGATGGAAGCGAAGAGCGGGGAAGTGACCGTCGCCGGCCGCCGTTTGCGGCTGATTCCCGGGCTTGGCCATACCGATGCCGATCTGATGGTCTTCGACGAGACCACCAAGACGCTGTTCACTGGTGATCTGGTGTTCTTCCAGCGCACCCTGACCACGCCGAATGCCGACATCCCACGTTGGTTGAAGACGCTCGATGCGATCGACGCGATCGACTTCAAGATCATGGTTCCGGGTCACGGCCCGGTGCTGCGTGATCACGCCGGCATCGCCCAGACCCGCGACTACCTGCAATGGTTGAGGGACAGCCTGCAAGGGGCTGCCCGCCGTGGTCTCGACATGCCGGAAGTGTTGCAATTGACGATCCCCGAGCGCTTCCAGCGGCTGGCGGTGTTGAGCACCGAATACGAGCGCTCGGTATCGCATCTGTATCCCGCCTACGAACTCGAGACCTTGCCGACCGTTCCGAAATCGAGGCCGTAA
- a CDS encoding porin, with translation MTETNQRKLIAAAVAMLSSTGASALELNAGDYKFTVNGNINVHYVYSDCDSSSPAAVTGGLACTGGGGTAKSASAVTNGLLPAALSFGVLTTQNGIDIGAHFGFYPGVSTNDGGSPNLQGGAGNVGLGTTGLDVRQVYLTFGTKDLGTVTMGRNFGLFGFDAIINDITIPGVGVAGAAASGSPANTTLGSIGLGYVYTDTLAQINYTTPTIAGLAATLGIYDPLNSATGAVGRKTQPGFHGKLTYNAALSGAKIYLSSSFITQQQRDDFSESSDDYRSYGADLGGKINIADLELSGWYYYGKGLGTTGLFFFSSDGNGNRRGSNGYLAQASYKFDALKLGVNYGTSRLGLAEGEAQSDIVRSNSKITGGVYYSLTKNLTLVGEVSSVTAKSQNGGKNEAMNFNVGSFLSF, from the coding sequence ATGACTGAAACGAACCAGCGCAAGCTGATCGCGGCTGCTGTGGCCATGCTGTCGTCGACGGGCGCCAGTGCGCTCGAACTCAATGCCGGTGACTACAAGTTCACCGTCAACGGCAACATCAACGTCCACTACGTTTATTCCGACTGCGACAGCAGTTCGCCGGCGGCCGTCACTGGCGGTCTGGCCTGCACCGGCGGCGGCGGTACCGCGAAAAGCGCTTCGGCCGTTACCAACGGCCTGCTGCCAGCCGCCCTGTCGTTCGGCGTGCTGACCACGCAGAACGGCATCGACATCGGCGCCCACTTCGGCTTTTATCCCGGCGTCAGCACCAACGACGGCGGCAGCCCGAATCTGCAGGGCGGCGCGGGCAATGTCGGCCTCGGCACCACCGGCCTCGACGTTCGTCAGGTTTACCTGACCTTCGGCACCAAGGACCTCGGCACGGTGACCATGGGCCGCAACTTCGGCCTGTTCGGTTTCGACGCAATCATCAACGACATCACCATTCCGGGTGTCGGCGTTGCGGGGGCCGCGGCTTCCGGCTCTCCGGCCAACACGACGCTGGGTTCGATCGGCCTCGGCTACGTCTATACCGACACGCTGGCGCAGATCAACTACACCACGCCGACCATTGCCGGCCTTGCTGCCACGCTCGGCATCTACGACCCGCTGAACTCGGCCACCGGTGCCGTTGGCCGCAAGACCCAGCCGGGCTTTCACGGCAAGTTGACCTACAACGCCGCCCTCAGCGGCGCCAAGATCTACTTGTCCAGCTCGTTCATCACCCAGCAGCAGCGTGATGATTTTTCCGAGAGCTCGGATGACTACCGCAGCTACGGTGCGGACCTGGGCGGCAAGATCAACATTGCCGATCTCGAACTGTCCGGCTGGTATTACTACGGCAAGGGTCTGGGCACCACGGGGCTGTTCTTCTTCAGCTCGGATGGCAACGGCAATCGCCGCGGCTCGAACGGCTATCTCGCCCAGGCGAGCTACAAGTTCGATGCGCTGAAGCTTGGCGTCAACTACGGCACCAGCCGTCTGGGTCTGGCGGAAGGCGAGGCGCAGTCGGACATTGTCCGCAGCAATTCGAAGATCACTGGCGGCGTTTACTACTCGCTTACCAAGAACCTGACGCTGGTCGGCGAAGTCTCGTCGGTCACCGCCAAGAGCCAGAACGGCGGCAAGAACGAAGCGATGAACTTCAACGTCGGCAGCTTCCTGTCGTTCTGA